The following are from one region of the Atribacterota bacterium genome:
- a CDS encoding glutaredoxin family protein, whose translation MKKVTLYALSTCPFCKMAKRFFETRNIPFDHVDVDLLDPEEKEKAVQKVQEISGRRAFPVVVIGETVIVGYDELRIKEALEE comes from the coding sequence ATGAAAAAAGTCACGCTCTATGCGTTGAGCACCTGTCCTTTTTGCAAAATGGCCAAGAGATTCTTTGAAACTCGTAACATTCCATTCGATCACGTGGACGTTGACCTTTTAGACCCAGAAGAAAAGGAAAAAGCGGTGCAAAAGGTACAGGAAATATCTGGTCGAAGGGCATTTCCAGTTGTGGTCATTGGAGAAACAGTCATCGTTGGTTACGACGAACTGCGTATTAAAGAAGCCTTGGAGGAGTGA
- a CDS encoding ferredoxin-thioredoxin reductase catalytic domain-containing protein: MEKILCPVCQVTFILREEKEEGKIITCPVCGAVLVLHKESDSWMLRRPLHFSPEEEIRRRIENFARLRGYHFNEMKEPLVEALLKKYERYGDFYCPCKIDNIPENVCPCLETRSGSVEKDGRCHCGLFWK; this comes from the coding sequence ATGGAAAAGATCCTCTGTCCGGTTTGCCAGGTTACCTTTATCCTGAGAGAAGAAAAAGAAGAGGGAAAAATCATTACCTGCCCAGTGTGTGGCGCGGTGCTTGTTCTTCACAAAGAAAGTGACTCTTGGATGCTTCGCCGACCCCTTCACTTCAGCCCGGAAGAGGAAATCCGTCGGCGGATTGAAAATTTTGCCCGCTTGCGAGGATACCACTTCAACGAAATGAAAGAACCCTTAGTTGAAGCACTTCTCAAAAAATACGAACGTTACGGTGATTTTTACTGTCCATGCAAAATCGATAATATTCCGGAAAACGTTTGTCCTTGTCTTGAAACCCGCAGCGGTAGCGTAGAAAAAGATGGTCGATGCCATTGTGGACTATTTTGGAAGTAA